A window of Onychostoma macrolepis isolate SWU-2019 chromosome 01, ASM1243209v1, whole genome shotgun sequence contains these coding sequences:
- the LOC131542268 gene encoding probable ribonuclease ZC3H12C codes for MGLKDHLDDGTGHILQLGLDLDYLHVKATDQHTGADAGLIMDSGSSDTGDVVAPCTRRCGSSPQDDSEESAGSDSEPAHSNSHPLVDTLGDGSIHAVHPPHCWSPSLDMDSLVLDMVHQEPGPVDTLREYQTKMEFALKLGYAEDLVRLVLNKLGSDALINDVLGELVKLGSKPENEGGIQTLSQSTSTSSSSSGTSSFCSFSDSLDSRRSESPSVEDKDNLRPIVIDGSNVAMSHGNKEMFSCQGIQLAVDWFLERGHRDITVFVPAWRKEQSRPDALITDQEILRRLEKDKILVFTPSRRVQGRRVVCYDDRFIVKLAYESDGIIVSNDNYRDLAVEKPEWKKFIDERLLMYSFVNDKFMPPDDPLGRHGPSLENFLRKRPIIPEHKKQPCPYGKKCTYGHKCKFYHPERGTQPQRAVADELRASAKNSTVKSVGETGPVKSHSEPGGSRNDKAGDGKRSLPKRQLDPSIRALSYSDVEDKLCSKTKADLYKSNLALSPAPGGPPSFHGYSQDPKDHKQTQAEPHTNCESPDLYYSMVRAYSGLSLPSQSSPERHFLSDADPRTSSVTSDCSSDGSMSSDSYGMATHNEHSCMSSPDLLLDEGIKCHHHHHRRNYQLPSVIPPGFILSPATSNHPGFHHSIPRVHSFAPEDQQDPHFQHSVSYMSPQRQHQVVGSCSSYPGDYPPLCQSNTHSQNSPLGRGLASTRVDSVSDSRLYEHSPLLPRKPYVSQERKTSWDPYYRQHPQQCYEPFSFQDLSKNREQMWRLPWGCPSAPPPPHLPHALSHQHQEPLTLSRYQEVREKVFTNLCNIFPTELVQLVMGRYPHVTDAQQLAAAILAEKNHAGY; via the exons ATGGGCCTGAAAGACCATCTGGATGATGGAACAGGCCACATCCTCCAACTGGGGCTGGATCTAGACTACCTTCATGTGAAGGCTACAGACCAGCATACTGGCGCTGATGCCGGACTTATCATGGACAGTGGTTCATCCGACACAGGTGACGTTGTGGCCCCCTGCACTAGGAGATGCGGTTCTTCTCCACAAGATGACTCAGAGGAAAGTGCAGGGTCAGACAGTGAGCCTGCACATAGCAACAGTCATCCTCTTGTCGATACGCTTGGTGATGGGTCCATCCATGCAGTCCACCCACCACACTGTTGGTCTCCAAGTCTGGATATGGATTCACTGGTTCTGGATATGGTACACCAAGAGCCAGGCCCTGTGGATACACTCAGGGAATACCAGACAAAGATGGAGTTTGCCCTTAAACTCGGCTATGCAGAAGACTTAGTTCGGCTGGTTCTGAACAAGCTCGGGTCAGATGCACTGATCAATGATGTTCTTGGGGAGCTGGTAAAACTGGGCAGTAAGCCAGAGAATGAGGGTGGGATACAGACTCTCTCCCAATCCACTtccacatcatcatcatcctctgGCACGTCTTCTTTCTGCAGTTTCTCTGACTCACTTGACTCTCGCCGGTCAGAGTCCCCTTCTGTGGAAGATAAGGATAACCTCCGCCCAATTGTTATTGATGGCAGCAATGTGGCCATGAG CCATGGTAATAAGGAGATGTTCTCCTGTCAAGGCATTCAGCTCGCAGTTGACTGGTTTCTTGAACGTGGCCATCGAGACATTACAGTTTTTGTCCCAGCCTGGAGGAAAGAACAGTCCCGTCCTGATGCTCTTATCACAG ATCAGGAGATTTTGAGACGTCTGGAAAAGGATAAGATTCTTGTATTTACACCGTCACGTCGTGTCCAGGGCCGCAGAGTAGTCTGCTATGATGACAGGTTTATTGTTAAGCTAGCTTATGAATCAGATGGCATTATTGTCTCCAATGACAACTACAGAGACTTGGCTGTTGAGAAACCGGAATGGAAAAAATTTATTGATGAACGCCTTCTGATGTACTCCTTTGTAAATGATAA GTTTATGCCTCCTGATGATCCATTGGGTCGACATGGGCCAAGTCTGGAGAATTTTCTTAGAAAAAGACCCATCATTCCAGAGCATAAGAAACAGCCCTGTCCATATG GAAAGAAATGCACCTACGGGCACAAGTGTAAGTTTTACCATCCAGAGCGTGGTACACAGCCACAGCGAGCGGTAGCAGATGAGCTCCGTGCCAGTGCCAAGAACTCCACAGTTAAAAGTGTGGGAGAGACGGGTCCTGTGAAAAGCCACAGTGAGCCTGGAGGCTCCCGTAATGATAAAGCTGGTGACGGTAAACGATCTCTGCCAAAGAGGCAATTGGACCCCAGTATCCGTGCCCTCTCTTACAGTGATGTGGAGGATAAACTGTGTTCCAAAACTAAAGCAGACCTGTATAAGAGCAACCTAGCTCTTTCTCCAGCTCCAGGAGGTCCTCCTTCCTTTCATGGGTATAGCCAGGACCCGAAAGATCACAAGCAGACTCAAGCAGAACCACACACTAACTGTGAATCTCCCGATCTTTATTACTCCATGGTTAGGGCATATTCTGGCCTAAGCCTGCCCTCTCAGAGCAGTCCAGAGCGTCACTTCCTGTCTGATGCTGATCCACGGACCAGCTCAGTGACATCAGATTGCAGCAGCGATGGCAGCATGAGCTCTGATTCTTATGGCATGGCAACCCACAATGAGCATTCTTGCATGAGTTCTCCTGATTTgttgctggatgaaggaatcAAGtgtcatcaccatcatcatcgtAGAAATTATCAGTTACCCTCTGTTATTCCTCCAGGGTTCATTCTCTCTCCTGCTACATCTAATCACCCAGGATTCCACCACAGCATACCTCGTGTTCATAGTTTTGCTCCAGAAGACCAACAAGACCCCCATTTCCAGCACTCTGTCTCCTACATGTCTCCACAACGCCAGCATCAAGTGGTAGGCTCCTGCTCAAGCTATCCTGGAGACTATCCTCCTCTCTGCCAGAGCAACACTCACTCCCAGAACTCTCCACTGGGTCGTGGCCTTGCCTCAACACGTGTGGACAGCGTGTCAGACTCCAGGCTTTATGAACACTCTCCATTGCTGCCTAGAAAACCCTACGTATCCCAAGAGCGAAAGACCAGCTGGGATCCATATTACAGACAGCACCCACAACAATGCTATGAGCCCTTCAGTTTCCAGGATCTTTCAAAGAACCGTGAACAGATGTGGCGTTTACCCTGGGGCTGTCCTTCTGCTCCTCCTCCCCCCCATCTGCCCCATGCTTTATCACACCAGCACCAGGAGCCACTTACCTTGAGTCGTTACCAGGAAGTACGAGAGAAAGTGTTTACCAACCTGTGCAACATTTTTCCCACAGAGCTAGTGCAGTTGGTCATGGGGCGGTACCCTCATGTGACTGACGCCCAACAGCTGGCAGCAGCCATCTTGGCAGAAAAGAACCATGCTGGATACTAA